In the Populus trichocarpa isolate Nisqually-1 chromosome 1, P.trichocarpa_v4.1, whole genome shotgun sequence genome, one interval contains:
- the LOC18095620 gene encoding beta-glucosidase 18: protein MFLFLSFLLLLKNPSLAQSLNDDGQDVKRSHFPDGFFFGTSTSSYQVEGAYIEDGKGLNNWDVFSHIPGNIKNNDNGDIADNHYYRFLEDIELMCSLGTNAYRFSISWTRILPRGKFGQVNPRGIMFYNKLIDNLLERGLEPFVTIHHHDIPQELVDRYGGWLSPLMQEDFVYFAEICFKSFGDRIKNWITMNEPNLLVDMSYIRGWYPPAHCSPPFGNCSAGNSDIEPLIAMHNMILGHAKAVKLYREHFQLKQGGSIGIVGFTEYFEPLRDNELDRQAVSRALAFTNAWLFDAVVFGDYPAEMRLYLGSALPTFSPEETSYVKGSLDFIGMNFYTSLYAKDCIHSACTSGGDRPIRGFVHTTGERDGEPIGGRCGNPRFFVVPEGMEKIVNYMKERYNNMPMFVTENGFSPPQQNDQVQALLQDTNRVNFHKSYLAALARAIRNGADVRGYFVWSLVDNFEWIDGYSQRYGLYYVDRQTLERVPKLSAKWYKNFLANGSSNHNNEEDLTIRSFRNTNAII, encoded by the exons ATGTTTCTGTTCCTGTCCTTTCTTCTCCTTCTAAAAAATCCATCTCTTGCTCAAAGTTTAAATGATGATGGACAAGATGTTAAAAGATCTCATTTCCCGGATGGTTTCTTCTTCGGAACAAGCACTTCTTCATATCAG GTTGAAGGAGCTTATATTGAAGATGGTAAGGGTCTCAACAACTGGGATGTTTTTAGTCATATCCCAg GAAACATAAAGAACAATGACAATGGAGATATAGCAGACAACCATTATTATCGTTTCTTG GAAGATATTGAGTTAATGTGTTCACTTGGAACTAATGCATATAGGTTCTCTATATCATGGACTAGAATTCTGCCAA GAGGAAAGTTCGGTCAAGTTAATCCAAGAGGAATCATGTTCTATAACAAACTTATAGACAATCTATTGGAGAGGg GATTGGAACCATTTGTGACGATACACCATCACGACATCCCACAAGAGCTCGTGGATAGATACGGAGGATGGCTCAGTCCTCTAATGCA GGAAGACTTTGTATATTTTGCTGAAATTTGTTTCAAGAGCTTTGGggatagaataaaaaattggaTAACCATGAATGAGCCAAACCTACTCGTGGACATGTCTTATATAAGGGGATGGTACCCTCCAGCTCACTGTTCACCCCCTTTCGGCAACTGTTCTGCCGGAAATTCTGATATAGAGCCTCTCATTGCTATGCATAACATGATATTGGGACATGCCAAGGCAGTAAAGCTATACCGTGAACATTTTCAG CTGAAACAAGGTGGTTCTATAGGGATTGTTGGATTTACAGAATATTTTGAACCGTTAAGAGACAATGAATTAGATCGGCAAGCTGTGAGTAGGGCCCTGGCCTTCACTAATGCCTG GCTGTTCGATGCTGTAGTATTTGGGGATTACCCTGCCGAAATGCGCCTTTATCTTGGAAGTGCACTGCCAACATTCTCACCAGAAGAAACTAGCTACGTAAAAGGAAGCTTAGATTTCATTGGTATGAACTTTTACACATCATTATATGCCAAAGATTGCATCCATTCTGCTTGCACCTCAGGCGGGGATCGCCCTATTCGAGGCTTTGTTCACACAACTGGAGAACGGGATGGTGAGCCGATCGGAGGACGA TGTGGGAATCCAAGGTTCTTTGTGGTCCCAGAGGGAATGGAGAAGATTGTCAACTACATGAAAGAGAGATACAATAACATGCCTATGTTTGTGACTGAAAATG GGTTTTCTCCCCCGCAACAAAATGATCAAGTTCAGGCGTTATTGCAAGACACCAACAGAGTAAACTTCCATAAATCCTATCTTGCTGCTTTGGCTAGAGCAATAAG GAATGGAGCAGATGTTCGTGGATATTTCGTGTGGAGCTTGGTAGATAACTTCGAATGGATAGATGGCTACTCCCAGCGATATGGACTCTATTATGTTGATCGCCAGACACTTGAACGTGTGCCAAAGCTTTCGGCAAAGTGGTATAAAAATTTCCTTGCAAATGGCTCTTCTAATCACAACAATGAAGAAGATTTGACCATAAGATCATTCAGAAATACAAATGCCATAATATGA
- the LOC18095621 gene encoding ABC transporter G family member 9 codes for MEEEMADIEAQNEKQPEVAAIFKKANSAIALKFEDVVYKIKFTKSGFCGKITKTEEKIILKGVTGKVLPGEMLAMLGPSGSSKTTLLTALGGKLGGLLDGNITYNGKSFSNSMKRNMGFVTQDDVLYPHLTVAETLVFTALLRLENTFTKEEKIMHAESVITQLGLTKCKNSIIGGQFLRGLSGGERKRVSIGQEMLINPSLLLLDEPTSGLDSTTAQRIVSTLRELAKGGRTIVMTIHQPSSRLFYLFDKVLLLSEGNPLYFGERSQVMDYFSSIGYAPAVPMNPADFLLDLANGVSSNSEVPGTVKQNLVSAYKSNLANKLKSEVYEIDNPSQDGLNDKQVSRWAITWWQEFSVLLIRGVKERKYDSFSGHKIGQVLVVAILSGLMWWQSDVSHIQDQMGLLFFYSGFWGIFPLFQAIFTFPQERRMLEKERSSGMYRLSSYFMSRIVSDLPMELVLPTIFLTITYWMAGLKGSPGNFFLTLFVLLYSVLVAGGLGLAIGALVLNQRSATITGSVIMLSFLLAGGYYVTHVPAFISWVKYISISQYTYKLLLGSQYKPSDTYTCGGAGGVCLVGDYPAIKKVGLDDQVLGAVALGIMLVGYRLIAYLALMRIGVAKR; via the exons ATGGAAGAAGAGATGGCTGACATAGAGGCACAAAATGAGAAACAACCAGAAGTTGCAGCCATTTTCAAGAAAGCCAATAGTGCTATTGCTTTGAAG TTTGAGGATGTAGTCTACAAGATCAAATTCACGAAATCAGGTTTTTGTGGAAAGATTaccaaaacagaagaaaaaattatcttgaaggGAGTCACAGGCAAGGTTCTACCTGGTGAAATGTTAGCCATGTTAGGTCCATCAGGCAGTTCCAAAACAACTCTATTAACTGCATTAGGAGGCAAACTTGGAGGACTACTTGATGGGAACATAACCTATAATGGAAAGAGCTTCTCCAACTCAATGAAAAGGAACATGGGATTTGTTACTCAAGATGATGTTCTTTACCCTCATTTAACAGTGGCAGAAACATTGGTTTTCACTGCCCTTCTTAGgttagaaaatacttttactAAAGAAGAGAAGATCATGCATGCAGAATCTGTAATCACTCAACTAGGTTTGACCAAGTGCAAGAATAGCATCATTGGGGGACAATTTTTGAGAGGGCTTTCTGGGGGTGAAAGAAAGAGGGTTAGCATAGGCCAAGAAATGCTCATAAACCCTAGCCTTCTTTTGTTGGATGAGCCAACATCAGGTCTTGATTCGACAACAGCTCAGAGAATTGTGTCAACGTTGCGGGAACTTGCAAAAGGAGGAAGAACAATTGTAATGACCATCCATCAACCTTCAAGTAGGTTGTTTTACTTGTTTGACAAGGTTTTGTTGTTATCAGAAGGCAACCCATTGTACTTTGGGGAGAGATCACAAGTCATGGATTACTTTTCCAGCATTGGATATGCTCCAGCAGTTCCCATGAATCCTGCCGATTTCCTTTTGGATCTTGCAAATG GTGTATCTTCAAATAGTGAGGTTCCTGGCACTGTTAAGCAGAATCTAGTTTCAGCCTACAAGAGCAATCTTGCAAACAAGTTGAAGTCAGAGGTTTATGAAATTGATAACCCGTCTCAAGATGGATTAAATGATAAGCAAGTCTCACGGTGGGCCATAACCTGGTGGCAAGAGTTTTCTGTATTGTTGATAAGAGGAGTGAAAGAAAGGAAGTATGACTCCTTCTCTGGCCACAAGATTGGCCAGGTCTTGGTAGTAGCCATCCTCTCAGGGCTCATGTGGTGGCAATCTGATGTATCCCATATACAAGATCAG ATGGGGCTCCTCTTCTTTTACTCAGGATTTTGGGGCATCTTCCCTTTATTCCAAGCTATTTTCACTTTCCCCCAAGAACGCCGAATGCTCGAAAAGGAGCGATCTTCCGGCATGTATCGACTCTCATCATACTTCATGTCAAGGATTGTCAGTGACCTCCCAATGGAGCTAGTCCTTCctactatatttttaactataaccTACTGGATGGCAGGGCTGAAAGGCAGTCCTGGAAACTTCTTTCTCACACTGTTTGTTCTCTTGTATTCTGTGTTAGTAGCAGGAGGTCTAGGACTGGCTATTGGTGCTCTGGTGTTGAACCAAAGATCTGCTACCATAACGGGATCAGTAATCATGCTATCGTTCCTGCTCGCTGGTGGATACTATGTTACACATGTCCCTGCCTTCATTAGCTGGGTGAAGTACATCTCCATTAGTCAATACACATACAAGCTGTTGCTGGGGTCCCAATACAAGCCTAGTGACACCTATACCTGTGGTGGTGCGGGAGGAGTTTGTTTAGTTGGAGATTATCCTGCAATAAAAAAAGTGGGGCTTGATGACCAAGTTCTTGGTGCCGTAGCATTAGGGATTATGCTTGTGGGTTATCGCCTAATCGCTTATCTTGCTCTCATGAGGATTGGAGTGGCTAAAAGGTAG